The following proteins are co-located in the Bacteroidales bacterium genome:
- a CDS encoding dehydrogenase codes for MPKSQNINPKVVRKPKFIEFGKIPVNQYNKTIEEEKKNFTGEDFLRIYHDMVVIREFETMLNLIKTTNEYNGIPYNHPGPAHLSIGQEASAVGMAYTLEVDDYIFGSHRSHGEILAKGLSAIHRLDEDTLYSVMKNFFGGAALRVVENGFQGSIKELAKNFLLYGALAEIFARENGFNKGLGGSMHAFFTPFGIYPNNAIVGGSGDISVGAALYKKINRKPGIVVCNIGDASMGCGPVWEGITFATMDQYKTLWDGEYKGGLPLIFNFMNNLYGMGGQTMGETMGYDILARVGAGVNPEMMHSERIDGYNPLAVIDAFRRKKEILKAKMGPVLLDTLTYRISGHSPSDASSYRSKEEIEAWQQEDSILSYGHQLEISGIAKKEQLENITTETKELLSKMLKLSIDDKISPRIDMQKDPDCIGKMMFSNGSVDKMEDRTPEVLMPMEENPRVKSLKTKERFYKDKEGKPVSKARLYQFRDGIFEAIIDRFYKDPTLAAWGEENRDWGGAFAVYRGLTEALPYHRLFNSPISEGAIVGTAIGYGMCGGRVIAEIMYCDFLGRSGDEVFNQLPKWQAMSGNIIKMPVVIRVSVGSKYGAQHSQDWSSLTAHIPGLKVVFPATPYDAKGLMNTALQGTDPVIFFESQRIYDIGEMFHTEGVPEGYYEIPFGEPDIKRAGTDLTILSVGATLYPAIKVADILQDKYGMSAEVIDARSLVPFNYGPVIESVKKTGRIVLTSDASARGSFLKEMAQTITELAFDDLDAPPVVVGSRNWITPAYEMEEYFFPQPDWILDAIHSKIIPLKGHQLKTDTSVEKSVLLNKEGV; via the coding sequence ATGCCAAAAAGTCAAAACATCAATCCGAAGGTTGTAAGAAAACCAAAATTCATTGAGTTCGGTAAAATTCCTGTAAACCAGTACAATAAGACTATTGAGGAGGAGAAGAAAAACTTCACGGGAGAAGATTTCCTCAGGATTTATCACGACATGGTTGTGATAAGGGAGTTTGAGACAATGCTCAACCTCATCAAAACAACGAATGAGTATAACGGGATACCATATAATCATCCCGGACCAGCCCACCTTTCTATCGGACAGGAAGCTTCAGCTGTAGGTATGGCCTATACGCTTGAGGTTGATGATTACATCTTCGGTTCTCACCGCAGCCATGGTGAGATCCTGGCAAAAGGTTTATCAGCAATTCACCGTCTCGATGAGGATACTCTCTATTCTGTTATGAAGAACTTCTTCGGAGGAGCAGCATTGAGAGTTGTTGAGAACGGTTTTCAGGGAAGTATTAAAGAACTTGCAAAGAACTTCCTGTTATATGGTGCTCTTGCCGAGATATTTGCCCGTGAGAACGGATTCAATAAAGGATTAGGCGGATCGATGCATGCCTTCTTCACACCTTTCGGGATTTATCCGAATAATGCTATCGTTGGAGGCTCAGGAGATATCTCTGTAGGGGCTGCCCTTTACAAAAAAATAAATCGCAAACCCGGTATTGTAGTCTGTAACATCGGTGATGCCTCAATGGGATGCGGACCTGTTTGGGAAGGCATCACATTTGCTACCATGGATCAGTATAAAACACTTTGGGATGGTGAATATAAAGGCGGCCTGCCCCTGATCTTCAACTTCATGAATAACCTCTATGGAATGGGTGGTCAGACAATGGGTGAAACAATGGGTTACGATATCCTTGCCAGGGTCGGTGCCGGAGTAAATCCCGAGATGATGCACTCTGAGAGGATTGATGGTTACAATCCACTTGCCGTAATTGATGCATTCAGACGCAAAAAAGAGATACTCAAAGCAAAAATGGGTCCGGTATTACTCGACACTTTAACATACAGGATCAGTGGTCACTCGCCATCAGATGCTTCCTCATACAGATCAAAAGAGGAGATTGAGGCCTGGCAGCAGGAAGACTCGATACTCTCTTACGGACACCAGCTTGAAATTTCAGGAATAGCGAAAAAAGAACAGCTCGAAAACATAACAACTGAAACGAAAGAACTGCTGTCAAAGATGCTTAAACTGAGCATCGACGATAAGATATCACCCAGGATCGATATGCAGAAAGACCCGGATTGCATTGGTAAAATGATGTTCTCAAACGGATCAGTTGATAAGATGGAAGACAGAACTCCGGAAGTCCTGATGCCTATGGAAGAGAACCCGCGTGTAAAATCACTCAAAACCAAAGAACGCTTTTACAAAGACAAGGAAGGTAAACCGGTATCCAAAGCAAGATTATATCAGTTCCGCGACGGGATCTTTGAAGCAATAATTGACCGTTTTTACAAAGACCCGACTCTTGCAGCCTGGGGAGAAGAGAACCGCGACTGGGGCGGGGCTTTTGCTGTATACCGCGGACTTACTGAAGCACTCCCCTATCATCGTCTTTTCAATTCGCCTATTTCAGAAGGAGCTATAGTTGGTACCGCAATTGGATACGGTATGTGCGGAGGAAGAGTTATTGCAGAGATAATGTATTGCGATTTTCTTGGACGTTCAGGTGATGAGGTCTTCAACCAGCTTCCGAAATGGCAGGCTATGAGCGGAAATATTATTAAGATGCCTGTTGTAATAAGGGTATCGGTAGGTTCAAAATACGGAGCTCAGCATTCACAGGACTGGTCTTCGCTTACTGCTCATATACCGGGATTAAAAGTTGTTTTTCCAGCAACACCATACGATGCAAAAGGACTCATGAATACTGCACTACAGGGAACCGATCCTGTAATTTTCTTTGAGAGCCAGAGGATCTATGACATAGGTGAAATGTTTCATACTGAAGGAGTACCTGAAGGATACTATGAAATTCCATTCGGGGAACCTGATATCAAAAGAGCAGGTACAGACCTGACTATACTGTCTGTTGGAGCAACCTTATATCCTGCTATTAAAGTAGCAGATATTCTGCAGGATAAATACGGTATGAGTGCTGAAGTTATTGATGCCAGATCGCTGGTTCCGTTTAATTATGGTCCTGTTATTGAGTCGGTTAAAAAGACAGGCAGGATAGTTCTTACAAGTGATGCTTCTGCACGCGGTTCATTCCTGAAAGAGATGGCCCAGACAATAACAGAACTTGCATTTGATGACCTTGATGCACCTCCGGTTGTCGTAGGTTCAAGAAACTGGATCACTCCGGCTTATGAAATGGAAGAATATTTCTTCCCTCAGCCCGACTGGATACTCGATGCCATACACAGCAAAATAATTCCTTTGAAAGGACATCAGCTGAAAACTGATACCTCGGTGGAAAAATCAGTTTTATTGAATAAAGAGGGAGTCTGA
- a CDS encoding GntR family transcriptional regulator, with amino-acid sequence MVSPKAIPQYRKLYEILRKHILDGVYKEGDLLPSENELCKLYGMTRPTVRQSLATLAADGYIKKHQGKGSIVHNLPREIGILSVSGTTSAVGNRNLKTKIIVKPVLMQWPEDFMFPLSDLEKESGCIYMERLRLLDDVPIFYDISYIANINLPRITARQFENRSLFQILRDNYRIEIKGGDQRIKAIPANTKIGKFLKIKKEQPVLHLERRLETNNPGLFLYSSIFCNTEKYSIFGRF; translated from the coding sequence ATGGTTAGCCCTAAAGCCATACCGCAGTACAGGAAACTTTATGAAATACTCCGGAAGCATATTCTGGATGGTGTTTATAAGGAGGGTGATCTGCTGCCCTCGGAAAATGAGTTATGCAAATTATACGGCATGACTCGTCCCACTGTACGCCAGTCTCTTGCAACCCTTGCCGCGGATGGTTATATAAAAAAGCACCAGGGAAAAGGCAGTATAGTTCATAACCTTCCGCGTGAGATAGGGATTCTTTCAGTTTCAGGTACCACTTCAGCAGTTGGTAACCGCAATCTCAAGACAAAGATTATTGTAAAGCCGGTTCTCATGCAATGGCCTGAAGATTTTATGTTTCCGCTTTCTGACCTCGAGAAGGAATCAGGTTGTATTTATATGGAGAGGCTTCGGCTCCTCGATGATGTGCCCATTTTTTACGATATCAGCTATATCGCAAACATAAACCTGCCAAGAATAACTGCCCGTCAGTTTGAGAACAGGTCTCTTTTTCAGATCTTAAGAGATAACTACCGGATAGAAATTAAGGGCGGAGATCAGAGAATCAAAGCTATTCCTGCAAATACTAAGATAGGTAAGTTTCTGAAAATCAAAAAGGAACAACCCGTGCTTCACCTCGAACGAAGGTTGGAAACCAACAATCCCGGGTTATTTCTGTATTCCTCAATCTTCTGTAATACAGAAAAATATTCTATTTTCGGTAGGTTTTAA
- a CDS encoding class II aldolase/adducin family protein: protein MAFRTKFKKERKEVASFMRRLYNHGLTTTSGGNISCRISGDIILITPSATDKGRMRWKEVGVMSILGQNLTPDLKPSIEFEMHLSIYRRNKDVMAVVHAHPVVATSFTAMKCKIDTNLTAEAAAILGTPLLVPYALMGSAGLAEVVSDNVQKSDILLLENHGILTTGTTLLQAFDKIEVLENAAKMTLITDLSKKKNPLSKSRILEIEKIFR, encoded by the coding sequence ATGGCATTTCGGACAAAATTTAAAAAGGAACGGAAAGAGGTTGCCTCTTTTATGAGACGGCTATATAATCATGGACTTACAACCACATCAGGCGGAAATATCAGCTGCAGGATTTCCGGGGATATAATTCTGATAACTCCTTCAGCCACTGATAAGGGCAGAATGAGATGGAAAGAAGTCGGGGTGATGTCTATTCTGGGCCAGAACCTGACTCCTGATCTGAAACCTTCAATTGAATTTGAGATGCATCTCTCAATATACAGGAGGAATAAAGATGTTATGGCAGTTGTTCATGCTCATCCTGTTGTTGCTACCTCATTTACTGCCATGAAGTGTAAGATAGACACTAATCTGACTGCCGAGGCAGCTGCGATACTCGGGACTCCGCTTTTGGTGCCATATGCGCTGATGGGAAGTGCAGGGCTTGCGGAAGTTGTATCCGATAATGTACAAAAGTCTGATATTCTTCTGCTTGAGAATCATGGGATCCTTACAACGGGAACTACTCTTCTGCAGGCATTTGATAAAATTGAGGTTCTTGAAAACGCTGCTAAAATGACTCTGATTACTGACCTTTCGAAGAAAAAGAATCCGCTCAGCAAATCAAGAATTCTGGAAATAGAAAAGATATTCAGATGA
- a CDS encoding 2-oxo acid dehydrogenase subunit E2 has translation MATAVIMPKQGQSVETCIITKWFKKKGESVTVGDILFSYETDKAAFDLESPAEGLLLDIYFGEGAEVPVLVNVAAIGKAGEETASLNPDNSADKSAVAVEAVEDVKAKEVFGEINYPGNANGKIRISPRAKKLADDKGLNYNNLQGSGPNGRIITEDIEKALSGVIVNKITVKSDKTEFAEQPLSNVRKLIAKSMHASLQNSAQLTHHMSADVRHLLDARQKIKSQVAANKNQQDITLNDMVCWCVIRALEKFPEANSHFLGETIKTFNKVHLGLAVDTPRGLMVPAVKNASEMDLTTLSKELKSAADACRKGSINPELIQSTAATFTVSNLGNYGVEMFTPVINLPQAGILGVCTIINRPANMGNNIFGFVPYIGLSLTYDHRAIDGGPATLFLKEIKEQIENFRY, from the coding sequence ATGGCAACAGCAGTAATAATGCCGAAGCAGGGACAGTCAGTTGAAACCTGTATAATTACAAAATGGTTTAAGAAAAAAGGAGAAAGTGTGACTGTTGGCGACATCCTGTTCTCATATGAAACCGACAAAGCCGCATTTGATCTGGAATCACCGGCTGAAGGTTTGTTGCTTGACATCTACTTTGGTGAGGGAGCCGAAGTTCCTGTACTTGTAAATGTTGCGGCAATAGGAAAAGCCGGAGAGGAAACGGCATCTTTAAATCCCGATAATTCGGCAGATAAATCAGCTGTTGCTGTAGAGGCCGTAGAGGATGTAAAAGCTAAAGAGGTTTTTGGGGAAATAAATTATCCAGGAAATGCTAATGGGAAAATAAGAATATCACCAAGAGCTAAGAAACTTGCAGATGACAAAGGGCTTAATTACAATAACCTGCAGGGATCCGGACCAAATGGCAGGATTATTACTGAGGATATTGAGAAAGCTCTCTCAGGAGTTATTGTTAATAAAATAACAGTAAAATCGGATAAAACTGAATTTGCCGAGCAGCCTTTAAGCAATGTAAGAAAGCTAATTGCGAAGTCAATGCACGCATCACTCCAGAATTCTGCACAGCTGACACACCACATGAGTGCCGATGTGCGCCATCTTCTGGATGCCCGTCAGAAAATAAAATCACAGGTCGCCGCAAATAAGAATCAGCAGGATATAACATTGAATGATATGGTTTGCTGGTGCGTAATAAGGGCGCTTGAGAAATTCCCGGAAGCCAACAGCCATTTCCTTGGTGAAACAATAAAAACTTTCAATAAAGTGCACCTTGGACTGGCAGTCGACACACCTCGAGGATTAATGGTCCCGGCTGTAAAGAATGCAAGTGAAATGGATCTCACAACATTATCGAAAGAGCTTAAATCTGCAGCCGACGCCTGCCGTAAGGGAAGCATTAATCCTGAGCTGATTCAGAGCACAGCAGCAACATTTACCGTATCTAACCTTGGAAACTATGGTGTAGAAATGTTCACTCCTGTTATCAATCTTCCTCAGGCAGGTATACTGGGAGTCTGTACTATAATTAACCGTCCGGCCAATATGGGAAATAACATTTTCGGCTTCGTTCCATATATTGGATTATCGCTCACATATGATCACAGGGCGATTGACGGTGGTCCGGCAACACTGTTCCTGAAAGAGATAAAAGAACAGATTGAGAATTTCAGATATTAA
- a CDS encoding HAD-IA family hydrolase — protein MIKGVLFDMDGVLVDSESYISLAAILMFKEMGVIVSPEDFKPFTGMGENRYIGGVAEKHGIVVNIEKVKARTYQIYEELVKGKLYPLPGSHEFVAKCRNKGFKLALATSADRIKMEVNLREIGLSSGTFNSIITGLDVEKKKPAPDIYIKAAKSIGLEPNECLVVEDAVSGVKAGKAAGCKCLAVTTSFDAAALSDADWICESLLEVPDKVLNW, from the coding sequence ATGATAAAAGGAGTGCTCTTTGATATGGACGGAGTGCTTGTTGATTCAGAATCATATATTTCTCTTGCTGCAATACTCATGTTCAAAGAGATGGGAGTTATTGTCTCACCTGAAGATTTTAAACCTTTTACAGGTATGGGGGAGAACAGGTATATCGGAGGAGTGGCAGAAAAGCATGGAATAGTTGTAAATATTGAGAAAGTAAAAGCAAGAACGTACCAGATCTACGAAGAACTAGTTAAAGGCAAATTATACCCTCTTCCGGGCTCTCATGAGTTTGTTGCCAAATGCAGGAATAAAGGGTTTAAACTGGCCCTGGCGACTAGTGCCGACAGGATCAAAATGGAAGTCAATCTCAGGGAAATAGGTTTGTCATCAGGCACATTTAATTCGATAATTACCGGACTCGATGTTGAGAAAAAGAAACCAGCACCTGACATATACATTAAGGCAGCAAAAAGCATTGGCTTAGAACCAAATGAATGTCTGGTTGTTGAAGATGCAGTAAGCGGCGTAAAAGCAGGAAAAGCTGCCGGTTGTAAATGTCTGGCAGTAACAACCTCTTTTGATGCAGCAGCACTTTCTGATGCAGATTGGATATGTGAGTCGCTGCTCGAAGTGCCGGATAAAGTTTTGAATTGGTAA
- a CDS encoding HAD family hydrolase, giving the protein MEKAIDHIKSKAGFIIDMDGVIYHGNKLLPGVTDFLAWLEASGKSYLFLTNSSERTPKELHEKMKRLGITIGEEHFYTSALATASFLANQKPDGSAYIIGDAGLIHALYSVGYTVNNVSPDYVVVGDTHSYNFEKVELAVNLVLKGAKLIGTNPDVSGPIEVGITPSTKALIAPIEIASGKKAYYVGKPNPLMMRSALKRLGVKREDAIVIGDRMDTDVRCGLESEIDTLLVLSGITSKNEIDNFPYRPRFVLNGVIDLVK; this is encoded by the coding sequence ATGGAAAAAGCTATTGATCATATCAAATCGAAGGCAGGCTTTATTATCGACATGGATGGAGTTATCTACCATGGCAATAAGCTGCTTCCGGGAGTAACAGATTTTCTGGCATGGCTCGAAGCTTCGGGAAAAAGCTATCTTTTCCTTACCAATTCAAGTGAGAGGACTCCCAAAGAGCTACATGAAAAAATGAAAAGACTGGGAATTACTATTGGCGAGGAGCATTTCTATACAAGTGCACTCGCAACAGCTAGTTTCCTGGCAAATCAGAAACCCGATGGAAGTGCCTATATAATTGGTGATGCCGGACTTATACACGCGTTATACAGTGTTGGTTATACGGTAAATAATGTAAGTCCCGACTATGTGGTTGTTGGTGATACCCACAGCTACAATTTTGAGAAGGTTGAACTGGCGGTAAACCTCGTTTTAAAAGGGGCCAAGCTGATCGGAACCAATCCTGATGTAAGCGGGCCAATTGAAGTGGGGATTACACCATCTACAAAAGCCCTTATAGCTCCTATTGAAATAGCCTCAGGGAAAAAAGCTTATTATGTTGGCAAGCCAAATCCACTGATGATGAGAAGTGCACTCAAAAGACTTGGTGTTAAAAGGGAAGATGCAATTGTTATAGGCGACCGCATGGATACTGATGTCAGGTGCGGACTTGAGTCAGAGATTGACACATTACTGGTTCTGAGCGGAATAACTTCTAAGAATGAGATCGATAATTTCCCATATCGGCCACGATTTGTTCTGAATGGCGTTATCGACCTTGTAAAATAA